AGTTGTAGCCTTAAATACTGCATTAGTTCTCTGGGTATCAGGACTTGAGGATGATTTACATAAAGGCTTTAATAAAGCTTTGTATTCAATAAATCAAGGAAATCCTTGGAAAAAATTTTTATTATTAAAAACTTTTTTATCCACAGATGAATAAATTTCAAATTGATGATTAATCCCTATAAAAAAAATGCCAAATTAGTTTTAAGTAATGGAATTATATTCCCAGGATTTTCTTTTGGAGCTGAGGGTACTGCAGTTGGCGAAATAGTTTTTAATACTGGAATGACTGGATACCAGGAAGTTATTACTGATCCAAGCTACTATGGCCAAATATTAACATTCACTTATCCAGAAATCGGAAATACTGGTATTAATCTTGAAGATTCAGAATCCAGTAATAGTGTTAAAGGAATAATTGTTAGGAATTATTCATCAAATAATAGTAATTGGAGATCTTTAAAGACGTTTGATCAATGGTTGGTTGAGAAAAATATTATCGGTCTTTATGGTATTGATACAAGGGCTCTTGTTAAGATATTAAGATCTAATGGTTCGATGAATGGAGTTCTTACCTCCGAAGATAAAACTGTAAAAAGTTGCTTAAAAATAATCGATGATACGCCTAATATGGAGGGTTTGAATTTATCAAAATTAGTTTCAACAAGGCAACCTTATTTATGGCGAGATCCTACAGAAACAAATTTTGATGTTAGACAAAGATATTATGAAAAGACTAATAAATTAAAAATAGTAGCAATCGACTTTGGAATAAAAAAATCAATTTTAAATAGATTAGTTGCCCATGGTTGTGAAATTTTAGTTTTACCTTCCCACTCTTCTTTAAAAGATGTTCTATCTAATAATCCTGATGGTATATTCTTTTCTAATGGGCCAGGTGATCCTTCTTCAGTCTCTGAAGGTATAGATTTAGCAAGATCACTTATCGAATATGGTCAAATACCTATGTTCGGAATTTGCCTTGGTCATCAAATCTTTGGATTAGCCTTAGGAGGTTCTACTTATAAGCTCCCTTTTGGACATCGTGGTTTAAATCATCCTTGCGGAATGGATAATAAAATTGAGATAACTAGTCAGAATCATGGTTTTGCTATTGACCCTAATTCTCTCTCAAAGGACATTGTTAAAATAACTCATTACAACCTTAACGATAATACGGTTGCTGGATTGGAAGTTAATAATAAGCCAATATTTAGCGTTCAATATCATCCAGAAGCAGGACCAGGCCCACATGATTCAGATTATTTATTTAAAAAATTTGTTTCTCTAATGTTAGAAAGATGTTGACATATTGTTTTCTTTTGATTTGATAATTACATTTGATACTTTAATTTTTTGGAGGGATTAGATCATAGAAGATTTTCAAAAGTTAACGGTTTCTTTAAGAGGAAGCCTCGATGTAAAAACAAATATTATTGTTTTTACTTTTAAAGGTCAACTTGATGCCTTCTCAGAAAAACAATTTAAGTCTTACGTAACTAATAATTTACAAAATGAGCTCCCATTCGTAATTGATCTTACAAAAATTGATTTTTTAGATTCTTCTGGTCTTGGAGCTCTTGTTCAGACTGCTAAAGAATGTAAAAAGTTGAAGCTTGGTTTCTCAGTTGTTGGTAATTCGAGAGTTGCTCAAACAATTAAACTTGTCCGTTTAGGGGATTTTCTTAATTTAAAGTCTAGTCTTGAAGATGCTTTAAAGTATTTAAAAAATTGAATAATTGGATTCAAAACTTGGTTCCATATGGCTCTCCTGAACAAATTGGTGTTATTCAACTTGCTTGGCTTGGTGATTCAGTATGGGAACTTCATCAAAGACTAAGACATGTTCATTTTCCTTTGAAATCAAAAGAACTTCACTTATCAGTTGTAAACGAAGTAAAGGCTAAATCTCAATCAAAATCTTTAAGTCAAATTGAACATTTATTAAATGAAAATGAAATAGATTTAATTAGACGTGCTAGAAATAAAACGAAGAGAAACCCAAAGACTTCTGACCCTACAATATATTCAAGAGCAACAGGTTTCGAAGCCCTGATAGGATGGCTTTTCCTGAAAGATCCTCAAAGATTATCAACACTTTTTGAATATCTTGAAATTTAAATGAATCAAATCTATGAAAAACTCCTCTAAAAATAATTTTTCTGGAAAAAATGGTAAACAATACAAAAAGAATTCTAATTCTAATTTTTACTCTAAAAATATTAAATCCTCAAAAAATAGTATATTTTTGAGCCAATCTGAAAAAAATAAGGGCGTTAACAATGTAAATGAAAGTAATAAAAAGAAAAGCAACTTTTCATCTTCAAGAAGGAGAAAGCCAATAAATAAATCTAAATTAGAAATTTCGAATAATGCTGCACCTATTTACAAAGAGCTTGCAAATAAAAAAAATTTCGATGATTGGATATGGGGAAAACATTCCGTTTTTGAGTGTCTTACCAGTGATAGAGCTATTAATAGAATATGGTGTACATCAGAAATCTTTTCTTCAGAGAAATTCTATATTTTACTCAAGGACCTCAAATCAAAAGGAGTCCTCATTGAAGAAGTTTCTTGGAATAGGCTTTCGCAATTGACATTTGGTGCTACACATCAAGGTGTTGCGTTGCAGTTGGCCTACTCAAAAACAATATCCCTAGAAAAATTAATCGAACTTTCTAAAAAAAACTCTTCAAATCCAATTATTCTGGCCTTAGACGGAATAACTGATCCACATAATGTTGGTGCAATTATAAGATCAGCAGAAGCATTTGGTTGCAAGGGTATCCTTATCCCTCAAAGAAGATCTGCTGGTTTAACGGGAACTGTTGCCAAGGTGGCTGCAGGAGCCTTGGAGCATTTGCCAGTAAGTAGAGTTGTTAATCTAAATAGGTCATTAGAGGAGCTAAAGAAAAATGGTTTTGTTGTTATTGGATTATCTGGAGATGGTCAATTATCGATCTCAAAGTTTCATGAAAAAACTCCATTGGTTGTTATAGTTGGGGCTGAAGATAAAGGTATTTCTTTACTTACTCAAAAAAAATGTGATTTTCTTTTAAACATTCCTCTTAAAGGTAAAACATCAAGTTTAAATGCATCTGTTGCAGCAGCGATATCACTATTTCAATTGACAAGTAATTAAGATTAATTTTCAAAAGTCAAATTTTTTTGTCGTCTAGAATATTGTTGTTTCAATACATTTATATAATTAATATAAATTTATTGAATTTTTACTACAAAATTGTATAGAATTTAACAAGAATTGATGGTCTTACAAGGCCAATAAAATTTGATTAGAAAACTAGGAAACAAACTTGGATTAGCCTGGTGGGCGAAGATTGAAACAGATCAACCCACTACCACCTATTGGTATGGTCCATTTATTACAAAGCGAAGCTTAAAAGAAAATATGTCCTCATTTATAGAAGATCTTTCTGATGAAGGTTCCACAAATATTAAACATAGTCTACTTCGCTGTAAAAAAGAAGAACCATTAACTGTTATTTAATCTTTAATTTTAAGAAGTAACTTGATAAATGAATTTTAATTCTTTAAGAAAGAAAATTATTACTAAAAATACTTCTGTAAAAGAATTAGTAACTGATTTCTTTTATAAAATTGATTCTAAAGATATTGAAATTAACTCATACATTTGCACGACAAAAGATAATGCCATATCACAAGCTGAAAATATAGATAAATTAATACAAGATGAAAAAATACTACCTCCTCTTGCTGGAATGCCAATAGCAGTTAAGGATAACATTTGTACAAAGGGAGTCGTAACTACTTGTGCAAGTAAAATGCTCAAAAGCTTTGTTGCCCCTTACGAATCGACCGCCTCAAATAAATTATGGACTTCGGGTGGAATTTGTTTAGGTAAAACAAATTTAGATGAATTTGCAATGGGTAGTTCTACAGAAACTTCTGTATTTGGTGTTACTTCAAATCCTTGGGATATTAATAGAGTTCCAGGAGGTAGTTCAGGAGGTAGTGCTGCTTCAGTTGCTGCGGGATTATGTGCCGCTGCGATAGGTTCTGATACTGGAGGTTCAATAAGACAACCAGCTTCTTTTTGTGGAGTTGTGGGACTTAAGCCTACCTATGGAAGAGTAAGTAGATGGGGATTAGTAGCATTTGCTAGCTCTCTTGATCAAATTGGCCCCATTACAAATACTGTTTCAGATGCTGCCGAAATCCTTTATTCAATATCTGGCAAAGACCCCTTAGATTCAACATGTCTTGATATCCCAGTACCAAATTATTTGAGTGATTTAAATAAATCTATAAAGAATTTGAGAATTGGAATTATTAAAGAATGCTTTGAACATCCAGGTCTTAATCCAGAAGTTAAAGAATCTGTTCTTTCTGGTGTTGAGAGATTCAAAACCTTAGGAGCAGAAATTATTGAAGTTGAATGTCCTAGGTTTAACGATGGAATAGCCACATATTATGTGATTGCACCATCTGAGGCCTCTGCAAATTTAGCTAGATACGATGGTGTTAAATATGGTTACAGATCGAGTGAAGGAGCTAATCTTTTAGATATGACTTCTAAAAGTAGAGCTGAAGGATTTGGAGATGAAGTGCAAAGAAGAATTTTGATAGGAACTTATGCTTTATCAGCTGGATACAGTGATGCCTATTACAAGAAAGCACAAAAAGTTAGAACACTAATAAGAAAGGATTTTGATAATGCTTTTAAGAAAGTAGATATTTTATTAACACCTACTTGTCCAACTACTGCTTTTTTGAAGGGTGATTTTACAAATGATCCACTTTCTATGTATTTATCTGATCTGTTAACAGTTCCCGCTAATTTAGCAGGACTACCAGCTATAAGTATTCCTTGTGGTTTTGATTCAAAAGGATTACCAATAGGACTTCAACTAATAGGTAATGTATTGGAAGAAAAAAGAATACTGAATGCAGCAAATATTTTCGAGATTGATGCTCAGGTAATTAAGAATAGACCTTTATTCTAAAACTTTATTAAAAATTAATTTGTAATCAAAAAGTATAGACCTTTTAGAATTTTTCTCTATCTTATATATATAAATTGATTGAGTATGGGTTTCGTTCCGCTTCATAATCATAGTGACTACAGTCTACTTGATGGAGCAAGTCAAATTTCCAAAATTGTTGATAAAGCTTGTGATCTAGGAATGGATTCTATAGCTCTAACTGATCATGGAGTTATGTATGGAGTTCTTGATTTAGTCAAGAAGTGTAAAGAGAGAGGTATAAAACCTATTATTGGTAATGAAATGTATGTCATTAATGGTTCTATTGATGATCCTCAACCCAAAAAAGAAAAAAGATATCATTTGGTTGTATTAGCAAAAAATTATACTGGCTATAAAAATCTTGTAAAATTAACAACGATTAGTCACTTAAATGGTATGAGAGGTCGTGGGATCTTCTCTAGACCATGTATTGATAAATTTCTTTTAAATAAATATAAGGAAGGACTTATAGTTTCTACAGCTTGTCTTGGTGGTGAAATACCTCAAGCTATCTTGAAAGGAAGATTAGATGTAGCAGAGGATATAGCTCTTTGGTATAAAAAATTATTTGCAGAAGATTTTTATCTAGAAATTCAGGATCATGGTTCTATTGAGGATAGAATTGTTAATGTGGAATTATTGAAAATTGGGAAGAAGCATCAGATAAAAGTTATTGCTACAAATGATGCTCACTACATATCTAATATGGATGTTGAATCACATGATGCTTTGCTTTGCGTATTAACAGGAAAACTTATAAGTGATGAAAAAAGATTGAGATATACAGGTACAGAATATATTAAAAGTGAACAAGAAATGCTTGAACTTTTTCAAGATCATATTGATGATGAGTCAATTAAAGAGGCAGTTAACAATACAGTAGAAATTTCTCAAAAAATTGAAGTATTTGAATTGTTTGGTAAATATAGAATGCCAAAATTCCCTCTTAACGATGACAAAGATTCATTCTCTCTTTTAACACAATTATCTTATGAAGGTCTTGTAAAGAGACTTAAAACAAACGATCTTAAAGAAGTTGATGATATTTATAAAAAAAGATTATCTTCAGAATTAAAAATAATAAAAGATATGGGTTTCCCAGATTATTTCTTGGTTGTTTGGGATTATATCAAATTTGCTAGAGATAATTCTATTCCAGTTGGACCAGGAAGAGGTTCTGCGGCAGGTTCACTAGTTGCCTATTCTCTTCAAATAACAAATATAGATCCTGTTGAGCACGGATTATTGTTTGAGAGATTTTTAAATCCAGCAAGAATGTCTATGCCTGATATTGATACCGATTTTTGCATTGATAGGAGAAACGAAGTAATTGATTATGTAACTAATAGATATGGTGAAGATAAAGTTGCTCAAATAATTACTTTTAATAAAATGACTTCTAAAGCAGTATTAAAAGATGTAGCAAGGGTTCTAGCTATTCCTTATGGCGAGGCAGATAAATTGGCTAAGTTAATACCGGTTGTGAGAGGGAAACCATATAAACTTAATGAAATGATCGATAAGAATACTCCTGTCAAGGAGTTTAGAGAAAAATACATTAATGACAATAGGGTGAAAAGGTGGATTGATTTGGCTATGAGAATTGAAGGAACCAATAAAACCTATGGAGTTCATGCTGCAGGAGTTGTAATTGCCTCTGATCCTCTCGACGAGCTTGTACCTCTGCAAAGGAATAATGAAGGTCAAATAATAACTCAATATTCTATGGATGATATTGAGTCACTTGGATTATTGAAAATGGATTTTTTAGGCTTAAAAAATCTTACTATGATCGATAAAACAGTTTCTTTGATTAATCAATCAACAGGAAAGAAAATAAATATTGATGAGTTACCTCAAAATGATGGTAAAACATTTGAACTTATTGGAAGAGGAGATCTTGAAGGTATTTTTCAACTAGAATCTTCTGGGATGAAACAAGTTGTTAAGGACTTTAAACCTAATTCTCTTGAGGATATTTCATCTATTTTAGCTCTTTATAGACCAGGTCCGCTTGATGCTGGACTTATCCCTAAATTCATAAATCGAAAAAATGGGAATGAAAAGGTTGATTTTCCTCATCCCTTTATTAAGTCAATTCTTACTGAAACCTATGGAATTATGGTTTACCAAGAACAAATCATGAAAATTGCCCAGGACTTAGCAGGTTATTCTCTCGGTGATGCTGATTTACTTCGAAGAGCAATGGGAAAAAAGAAAGTATCAGAGATGGTAAAACATAGAAATATTTTTGTGGGAGGGTCTATAAAAAAGGGTGTGAATGAAAAATTAGCTAATGATCTTTTTGATCAAATGGTTTTATTCGCAGAATATTGTTTTAATAAAAGCCACTCAACAGCTTATGGTGCAGTAACTTATCAAACTGCATTTTTAAAAGCCCATTTTCCTGTTGCATATATGGCAGCTCTTTTAAGCGTTAATTCAGGCTCCAGCGACAAGATGCAAAGATATATTTCTAATTGTTATTCGATGGGTATAGAAGTTATTTCACCAAGTATTAATTTCTCTGGTATTGATTTCACTATAATGAATAATCAGATTTTATTTGGACTTTCTGCAATTAAGAATTTAGGAGATTCTGCGATAAGAAATATTATTGAAAATAGAAATAAATTTGGTCATTTTAAGTCTTTATATGATTTGTGCGATCGTCTACCTTCTAATCTTCTTAATAAAAGAAACCTCGAATCTCTAATTCACTGTGGAGCCCTAGATGATTTTTCAACTAACAATAATAGAGCTCAATTGTTGTCAGATCTTGAACATACTATTGAATGGGCCTCTTCAAGAAATCGTGATAGATTGTCTGGGCAAGGAAATCTATTTGATTCAAAAGAAGAATCTGCAAATATAGCATTATCAAATACGCAATTAGCTAAAGTTGAGGATTATTCACTAATTGAGAAGTTAAAGTTAGAGAAACAGCTTTTAGGTTTTTATTTATCTGATCATCCTCTAAAACATTTAACTAAGCCAGCAAAACTTATTTCCCCAACTAGTATTTCGCAGTTAGAAGAAACAAAAGATAGAACTAAAGTCTCTTTAGTTGGTATGATCCCTGAATTAAAGCAAATAACAACGAAAAAAGGAGATAAGATGGCTATAGTTCAGCTTGAAGATCTTTCTGGAAGTTGCGAGGCAATAGTATTCCCTAAAACCTATCTCAGATTATCAGAATTTCTTTTGACTGATACTAGATTGTTGGTGTGGGGAACTATAGATAAAAAAAGTGATAAGACCCAATTAATTATTGATGATTGTAGGGAAATAGATAACCTTAAATTGCTTATTATTAATCTTGAAAGTTCTCAAGCATCAGATGTAAGAATACAAAATACTTTAAGAGACTGTTTAATTAAATTTAAGCCAGATAGGGGTAAATGCGGAATCAAGATTCCAGTTTTGGCAGCAGTAAGAAATAAAAATAGTGTTACTTACGTTAAATTTGGTGAACAATTTTGTATTGGCAATATAGAAGGAGCGTGCAAATTATTAGAAAATAAATCATTTAAAGTTAATTTGAAATCCTTAGTTTCCTAGACTAACTATTCTCTTCAAAGTTTTGAGTTGCTGGTTTGAAGGCAGCTTTTGCTCTTTTTATATTCATTGGAATATTTTCAATACCTAAAATAGAACCAGGCTCTTTATCCCAACTAGCTGATAATATTCCATAACTCAATCCTGCAAGACCTATCAAGAAAAATAATGCTGATATCGCAATTGTTGAAGAAGGAGGTATTTCAGCGATGTTTCTAGTAACGATAATGTAGCTAACTACAAATACTGACATTCCCATTATAGTCGGTATTCCTGTTGTGAAAAAGATTCTTCTTGCCATCCTATCTGCTACATATTTGGGAATTCCACTATTTGTTGGCTTCGCTGTAATAACTGTTTTAGGTTTTTTTTCTAGATTGGAAAATGCTGTTTTCTCAGATAAAGTATTTTTCTTTTTATTAATTATCTTTTTTTTTGGTTGTTTTTTTTTCATTAACGGAAATCATCCTCTGATTCCAATTTTATTTACTAATGCTTGATATTTTTGGACATTTTTATCTTTTATGTAAGTTAGTAATCTTTTCCTTTTCCCAATCATTTTTAATAATCCTTGCCTTGAAGCAAAATCATGAATGTTTCCTTGTAAATGGTCACTTAATTTAGAGATTCTTTTAGACAGCATTGCAACTTGTACTTCCGCTGAGCCTGTATCAGTTGCATGAACCTGATGGGTTTCAATAATCTTTTGTTTTTCAGCTGTATCTAATGACATAAAAAATTTTTTTCTCAAGTCTATCTTACTACGTTATATGTCTATATTACTACTACTACTATCTAAATAATTCATAGCTAACTTCAATAATTTTTCAAATGATATATTTTTTTCTTTTTTGGTAAGAATAACTGTTTCTTTAATAATAATTGGCAAAATACTGCTAATTTGTTTTTGAGTATAATTTAAAGACTTTAGGGTTAACTTAAGGTCATCATGTAATTTTTTGATTTCATTATTCTTAATTAGAAAGGCTTCTTTGTTTTTCTCTTCCTCAATTTGTAATTCATTTTTAAATTTATTTTTTAATTCTAAAATTAGCCTTTCAGTCATTTTTTTACCTAAACCTGGGACTGAACTAATTAATTGCTTGTTTTGAGTATTAATTGCATTGATAACTTCACTAATGGAAAATTTGTTTAATATTGCCATACCTATTTGGGATCCAACACCTCTGATATTTAAAATTTCAATAAAAAAATTCTTTTGATCCTTCGAGGTAAAGCCAAATAAAAAATCTGAATCCTCTTTCTTAATATGTTTTATCCAAAGATTAAGTTTTTTATTTCGTATCTTATTTGTGTTTAATTTGAGGAAAAATGATTCTAATATTTGAATTTCATATCCTATTCCTTGACAATTTATTAAAACAAAAAATTTATGATTGATTTTCCATGATTCAATCAGTTCTCCACTTATCCAACTAATCAATTAACCACCATCCACCTGACATCCAATAAGAGCCCCTGCAGTGCCACCAGCTGGTACAGCCCAAAATCTATCTTTGCCTCTAGAGGAGGAAAGTGCTATTCCAGCACCAAGAAGTCCTCCAATAACTGAACCTTCACTACAGTCATTATCATCTATTGCTTCTGCTCGATTTTGACCTCCACAGGGTATTTCAACATCTATTTCATAACTTCTTACATAGCCAGGATTTGATTTTGTTCCAGGTATATATTCTTCTCTATATTCAGTTCTTGTACAAGTTACTGACTTTGGAGTTGTTGCTCTAATTGGAAGGATAGGGCAACAACAAAACAATAAGGTTAGATAGAATAATCTCACAGAATTTTGAACTCTCATAATATTCTATGCGTTTTTGGTTATTTTGGTAGTAGATATAATAGTTCCTAATAAAACTAACAAAGCTCCTAATACAAAAGTAATATTTATTACTTCACTGAAAAATAATAATCCCCAAATTGATCCGAATAAAACTTGTAAATAGTTAATAGTAGAAGCCTCAGAAGCAGGTAAATTTTTTAATCCTATAGTTAAGAAAGTTTGTCCTAATTGTGTAAATATACCAATACCAATAATCCATATTAATTCATACCAATTTGGAGTAATCCAGTTAATTAAGACAATTGGTGATAGTGTTATTAAAGAAACCAGTGGAAAATATTCAATAATTACATAGACATCTTCAGTAAATGAAAGTTTCTTTACTGTAATGTAAGCCAATGCAGTGAAGATAGAACCAAGAAAAGCTATCGAAACCGAAGTATTATCTATTAGAACATTTATATTTGATAATTGATTTGGATTTAATATTAATAATATTCCAGTCCAGCCAATAATTAAAGCAAAAAACAATTTCCTAGTTATTTTTTCGTTTATTAATATGCCAGCAAATATAGATATAAAAATAGGATAGGTATATTGAATAACAGTAGATAAACTAAGAGGCATATTTCGTATCGCATAAAAAATACAAAATAATGCTGATGTTCCTAGAAGACCTCTTAGAATCAGTAATGGTCTATTTTCTCCCCAAGGATTTATATTTTTAATTTTAATTATAAATAATGTAATGCTCAAACTCAGTAAAGATCTGAAAAAAACTAATTCATAAATAGGTATCCTTTTATCAATATTTTTTACACATAAAGTCATCAAACTAAAGAAAAATGAGGCAAATACTAAATTAAACTTATTCAAAGAGTTTAATTTCTTTTCTAATTTTGCGATATTCATTATTTAAAAAAATATTCTTATTGTGAAATTAAGTAGATTCCTATTTGATTTTGAACTATAACAATAAAATCATTATTTGCTCCTTAGTAAAATTCTAAATGGTTCATTCTATACATCCAAGAACTATTCAGGAAGTTAAAGAAAAGTCAGATATTGTCGAAGTAATATCTGAACATATTGTACTTAAGAAAAAAGGGAAGGAGTTTGTTGGTATTTGCCCTTTTCATGATGATAAAAAACCCTCTATGACAGTATCTCCAAGTAAACAATTTTATTATTGTTTTTCTTGTGGTGCTGGTGGGAATTCTATAAAATTTTTAATGGAATTTACACGTGCTAATTTTTCTGATGTTGTCCTTTCTCTTGCTAAGAAAAATAATATTAATGTTGAAAATCTTGATGGCCCTCAAGTAGAAGCATATAAAAAACAATTATCTAAAAAGGAAGAACTGTATAAAATACTAAGAGTCACTAAAAATTGGTTTAAGTCTCAATTAAATAATTCTTTAGGTGTTGATGCTATGAAATATTTAACATCTAAGAGAAACTTTAATAACAAAATTATTGATAACTTTGAATTAGGTTTTGCTCCAAACTCATGGAATGATTTATTTGAATATCTTTCCAAGGTAGAAAAATTTCCTATTAATCTTATTTTAGATTCAGGCCTTGCAATTTCTAAAGATAATTCTGACAAAATCTATGATCGTTTTAGAAATAGATTAATTGTGCCAATACATGATATGCAGGGACGTGTAGTTGCCTTTGGGGGAAGATCTCTGGATGGTCAGGAACCTAAATATCTTAACTCTCCTGAATCTGAAATATTTGAAAAGGGGAAAATGTTGTTTGCATTCGATAAAGCATCTAGCAATATAAGAAAAATGGATAAAGCTATAATTGTGGAAGGTTACTTTGATGTAATCTCTCTTCATTCTAAAGGTATTACCAATTCTGTAGCTTCTCTTGGTACTGCATTAAATAAGTATCAAATTTCCCAATTATGTAGATGTACAGATAATAAAAATATAATCTTGAATTTTGATTCTGATAATGCAGGGATAAGAGCCACAAAAAGAGTAATAAAAGAGGTGGAAAGTCTATCTCTCTATGACCA
This window of the Prochlorococcus sp. MIT 1314 genome carries:
- a CDS encoding DUF1816 domain-containing protein, translating into MIRKLGNKLGLAWWAKIETDQPTTTYWYGPFITKRSLKENMSSFIEDLSDEGSTNIKHSLLRCKKEEPLTVI
- the rpsO gene encoding 30S ribosomal protein S15, producing the protein MSLDTAEKQKIIETHQVHATDTGSAEVQVAMLSKRISKLSDHLQGNIHDFASRQGLLKMIGKRKRLLTYIKDKNVQKYQALVNKIGIRG
- a CDS encoding DNA polymerase III subunit alpha, whose amino-acid sequence is MGFVPLHNHSDYSLLDGASQISKIVDKACDLGMDSIALTDHGVMYGVLDLVKKCKERGIKPIIGNEMYVINGSIDDPQPKKEKRYHLVVLAKNYTGYKNLVKLTTISHLNGMRGRGIFSRPCIDKFLLNKYKEGLIVSTACLGGEIPQAILKGRLDVAEDIALWYKKLFAEDFYLEIQDHGSIEDRIVNVELLKIGKKHQIKVIATNDAHYISNMDVESHDALLCVLTGKLISDEKRLRYTGTEYIKSEQEMLELFQDHIDDESIKEAVNNTVEISQKIEVFELFGKYRMPKFPLNDDKDSFSLLTQLSYEGLVKRLKTNDLKEVDDIYKKRLSSELKIIKDMGFPDYFLVVWDYIKFARDNSIPVGPGRGSAAGSLVAYSLQITNIDPVEHGLLFERFLNPARMSMPDIDTDFCIDRRNEVIDYVTNRYGEDKVAQIITFNKMTSKAVLKDVARVLAIPYGEADKLAKLIPVVRGKPYKLNEMIDKNTPVKEFREKYINDNRVKRWIDLAMRIEGTNKTYGVHAAGVVIASDPLDELVPLQRNNEGQIITQYSMDDIESLGLLKMDFLGLKNLTMIDKTVSLINQSTGKKINIDELPQNDGKTFELIGRGDLEGIFQLESSGMKQVVKDFKPNSLEDISSILALYRPGPLDAGLIPKFINRKNGNEKVDFPHPFIKSILTETYGIMVYQEQIMKIAQDLAGYSLGDADLLRRAMGKKKVSEMVKHRNIFVGGSIKKGVNEKLANDLFDQMVLFAEYCFNKSHSTAYGAVTYQTAFLKAHFPVAYMAALLSVNSGSSDKMQRYISNCYSMGIEVISPSINFSGIDFTIMNNQILFGLSAIKNLGDSAIRNIIENRNKFGHFKSLYDLCDRLPSNLLNKRNLESLIHCGALDDFSTNNNRAQLLSDLEHTIEWASSRNRDRLSGQGNLFDSKEESANIALSNTQLAKVEDYSLIEKLKLEKQLLGFYLSDHPLKHLTKPAKLISPTSISQLEETKDRTKVSLVGMIPELKQITTKKGDKMAIVQLEDLSGSCEAIVFPKTYLRLSEFLLTDTRLLVWGTIDKKSDKTQLIIDDCREIDNLKLLIINLESSQASDVRIQNTLRDCLIKFKPDRGKCGIKIPVLAAVRNKNSVTYVKFGEQFCIGNIEGACKLLENKSFKVNLKSLVS
- the carA gene encoding glutamine-hydrolyzing carbamoyl-phosphate synthase small subunit yields the protein MINPYKKNAKLVLSNGIIFPGFSFGAEGTAVGEIVFNTGMTGYQEVITDPSYYGQILTFTYPEIGNTGINLEDSESSNSVKGIIVRNYSSNNSNWRSLKTFDQWLVEKNIIGLYGIDTRALVKILRSNGSMNGVLTSEDKTVKSCLKIIDDTPNMEGLNLSKLVSTRQPYLWRDPTETNFDVRQRYYEKTNKLKIVAIDFGIKKSILNRLVAHGCEILVLPSHSSLKDVLSNNPDGIFFSNGPGDPSSVSEGIDLARSLIEYGQIPMFGICLGHQIFGLALGGSTYKLPFGHRGLNHPCGMDNKIEITSQNHGFAIDPNSLSKDIVKITHYNLNDNTVAGLEVNNKPIFSVQYHPEAGPGPHDSDYLFKKFVSLMLERC
- the gatA gene encoding Asp-tRNA(Asn)/Glu-tRNA(Gln) amidotransferase subunit GatA encodes the protein MNFNSLRKKIITKNTSVKELVTDFFYKIDSKDIEINSYICTTKDNAISQAENIDKLIQDEKILPPLAGMPIAVKDNICTKGVVTTCASKMLKSFVAPYESTASNKLWTSGGICLGKTNLDEFAMGSSTETSVFGVTSNPWDINRVPGGSSGGSAASVAAGLCAAAIGSDTGGSIRQPASFCGVVGLKPTYGRVSRWGLVAFASSLDQIGPITNTVSDAAEILYSISGKDPLDSTCLDIPVPNYLSDLNKSIKNLRIGIIKECFEHPGLNPEVKESVLSGVERFKTLGAEIIEVECPRFNDGIATYYVIAPSEASANLARYDGVKYGYRSSEGANLLDMTSKSRAEGFGDEVQRRILIGTYALSAGYSDAYYKKAQKVRTLIRKDFDNAFKKVDILLTPTCPTTAFLKGDFTNDPLSMYLSDLLTVPANLAGLPAISIPCGFDSKGLPIGLQLIGNVLEEKRILNAANIFEIDAQVIKNRPLF
- a CDS encoding PAM68 family protein encodes the protein MKKKQPKKKIINKKKNTLSEKTAFSNLEKKPKTVITAKPTNSGIPKYVADRMARRIFFTTGIPTIMGMSVFVVSYIIVTRNIAEIPPSSTIAISALFFLIGLAGLSYGILSASWDKEPGSILGIENIPMNIKRAKAAFKPATQNFEENS
- a CDS encoding Mini-ribonuclease 3 yields the protein MNNWIQNLVPYGSPEQIGVIQLAWLGDSVWELHQRLRHVHFPLKSKELHLSVVNEVKAKSQSKSLSQIEHLLNENEIDLIRRARNKTKRNPKTSDPTIYSRATGFEALIGWLFLKDPQRLSTLFEYLEI
- the rlmB gene encoding 23S rRNA (guanosine(2251)-2'-O)-methyltransferase RlmB, encoding MKNSSKNNFSGKNGKQYKKNSNSNFYSKNIKSSKNSIFLSQSEKNKGVNNVNESNKKKSNFSSSRRRKPINKSKLEISNNAAPIYKELANKKNFDDWIWGKHSVFECLTSDRAINRIWCTSEIFSSEKFYILLKDLKSKGVLIEEVSWNRLSQLTFGATHQGVALQLAYSKTISLEKLIELSKKNSSNPIILALDGITDPHNVGAIIRSAEAFGCKGILIPQRRSAGLTGTVAKVAAGALEHLPVSRVVNLNRSLEELKKNGFVVIGLSGDGQLSISKFHEKTPLVVIVGAEDKGISLLTQKKCDFLLNIPLKGKTSSLNASVAAAISLFQLTSN
- a CDS encoding STAS domain-containing protein, which codes for MEDFQKLTVSLRGSLDVKTNIIVFTFKGQLDAFSEKQFKSYVTNNLQNELPFVIDLTKIDFLDSSGLGALVQTAKECKKLKLGFSVVGNSRVAQTIKLVRLGDFLNLKSSLEDALKYLKN